Proteins co-encoded in one Grus americana isolate bGruAme1 chromosome 12, bGruAme1.mat, whole genome shotgun sequence genomic window:
- the NSDHL gene encoding sterol-4-alpha-carboxylate 3-dehydrogenase, decarboxylating gives MATRLRSAGKKCTVIGGSGFLGQHMVEQLLEKGYAVNVFDIQKRFDNDRVQFFLGDLCDKEALLPALQGVSVAFHCASPAPSSDNRELFYKVNFMGTKAVIEACKEAGVQKLVLTSSASVVFEGTDIKNGSEDLPYAKKPIDYYTETKILQEKEVLSANDPDNNFFTTAIRPHGIFGPRDPQLVPILIQAAKSGKMKFIIGDGKNLVDFTYVENVVHGHILAAENLQRHSPLCGKAFHITNDEPVPFWAFMSRILTGLNYDPPKYYIPYWLAYYLALFLSLVLWLLSPLVTIKPTFTPMRVALAGTFHYYSCERAKRDMGYKPVVSLDEAIDRTLQSYPHLRRAKA, from the exons ATGGCCACGCGCCTCAGATCG gcTGGTAAGAAATGTACAGTGATCGGCGGGTCAGGATTCTTAGGCCAGCACATGgtggagcagctcctggagaAGGGTTACGCGGTCAATGTGTTTGATATTCAGAAGAGATTTGACAATGACAGAGTGCAGTTCTTCCTGGGAGACCTTTGTGACAAAGAG GCTTTGCTCCCGGCTTTACAAGGTGTGTCAGTGGCGTTTCATTGTGCATCACCAGCACCTTCAAGTGACAACAGGGAACTGTTTTATAAGGTGAATTTTATGGGAACCAAAGCAGTCATTGAAGCCTGCAAAGAAGCCGGAGTGCAG AAACTGGTGTTAACTAGCAGTGCCAGTGTAGTTTTTGAGGGCACAGACATAAAAAATGGATCAGAAGACCTCCCTTATGCAAAAAAACCTATTGACTATTACACAGAGACGAAGATCCTACAGGAGAAG gaAGTGCTCAGTGCGAATGACCCAGACAACAATTTCTTCACTACTGCTATTCGTCCCCATGGAATATTTGGTCCTAGAGACCCTCAGCTGGTTCCCATCCTCATCCAAGCAGCTAAGAGCGGCAAAATGAAGTTCATAATTGG GGATGGAAAGAACTTGGTAGATTTCACCTATGTGGAAAACGTGGTCCATGGACACATCCTAGCTGCAGAAAATCTTCAGAGACACTCTCCCCTGTGTGGGAAG GCATTTCATATCACAAATGATGAACCGGTTCCTTTCTGGGCTTTCATGTCCCGTATCTTGACTGGCTTGAACTACGATCCTCCCAAGTACTATATTCCCTATTGGCTGGCATATTACCTGGCCCTGTTCCTGTCTCTGGTGCTGTGGCTGCTAAGTCCGCTGGTCACCATCAAGCCCACTTTTACTCCCATGCGGGTAGCATTAGCTGGAACGTTTCACTACTATAGCTGTGAACGGGCCAAAAGAGACATGGGCTACAAACCAGTGGTGAGCTTGGATGAAGCAATAGACAGGACTCTGCAGAGCTACCCCCACCTACGCCGGGCTAAGGCCTGA